From Primulina tabacum isolate GXHZ01 chromosome 2, ASM2559414v2, whole genome shotgun sequence, one genomic window encodes:
- the LOC142537349 gene encoding uncharacterized protein LOC142537349 isoform X2, translating to MISNLDSKLERIMKVLNISSSSKRRLDEPTTVFAQSKKKKTHEKCEPWTTVSNQGVTLGQEAIVEPFISPLTHLDNPVKEVTSVNRDLNEGMSREEEVFDPLNNATHHHEPPSTKRQRFGERIIFYAWSKKKNSEPQKTSIVECGDKEAAHASLVGAVDVATMFVNDKPLPQEITPSLVVHKATRDTCFGSTWLYQSLQCVSIKKVLPTVTKEISRLNDLFKAYVFGSYYKSWFTNLLNPRH from the exons ATGATTTCAAATTTGGATAGCAAACTTGAACGTATAATGAAAGTTTTGAACATTTCAAGTTCATCCAAAAGACGTTTGGATGAACCAACCACTGTCTTTGCACAATCTAAGAAAAAGAAGACCCATGAAAAAT gTGAGCCATGGACAACTGTTTCGAATCAAGGAGTGACTCTTGGGCAAGAGGCGATTGTTGAACCATTCATATCTCCTCTTACACATCTTg ATAACCCGGTCAAAGAGGTAACTTCTGTCAATCGAGACTTGAATGAAGGAATGAGCCGAGAGGAAGAAGTGTTTGATCCACTTAACAACGCCACCCATCATC ATGAGCCACCTTCCACCAAACGACAACGATTTGGAGAACGGATTATTTTCTACGCATGGTCCAAGAAAAAGAATA GTGAGCCACAAAAGACCTCTATCGTTGAATGTGGTGATAAAGAAGCTGCACATGCTAGCCTAGTTGGTGCTGTTGATGTAGCAACTATGTTTGTTAACGATAAACCATTACCACAGGAAATCACACCATCTCTCGTAGTTCACAAGG CTACCCGAGACACCTGCTTTGGCAGCACTTGGTTATACCAGTCCTTACAATGTGTTTCCATTAAGAAAGTATTGCCAACTGTTACTAAAGAAATAAGTAGATTGAATGATCTATTTAAAGCATATGTGTTTGGATCATATTACAAGTCGTGGTTTACGAACCTTCTCAATCCGAGGCACTAG
- the LOC142537349 gene encoding uncharacterized protein LOC142537349 isoform X1, whose protein sequence is MISNLDSKLERIMKVLNISSSSKRRLDEPTTVFAQSKKKKTHEKCEPWTTVSNQGVTLGQEAIVEPFISPLTHLDNPVKEVTSVNRDLNEGMSREEEVFDPLNNATHHHEPPSTKRQRFGERIIFYAWSKKKNIVGEPQKTSIVECGDKEAAHASLVGAVDVATMFVNDKPLPQEITPSLVVHKATRDTCFGSTWLYQSLQCVSIKKVLPTVTKEISRLNDLFKAYVFGSYYKSWFTNLLNPRH, encoded by the exons ATGATTTCAAATTTGGATAGCAAACTTGAACGTATAATGAAAGTTTTGAACATTTCAAGTTCATCCAAAAGACGTTTGGATGAACCAACCACTGTCTTTGCACAATCTAAGAAAAAGAAGACCCATGAAAAAT gTGAGCCATGGACAACTGTTTCGAATCAAGGAGTGACTCTTGGGCAAGAGGCGATTGTTGAACCATTCATATCTCCTCTTACACATCTTg ATAACCCGGTCAAAGAGGTAACTTCTGTCAATCGAGACTTGAATGAAGGAATGAGCCGAGAGGAAGAAGTGTTTGATCCACTTAACAACGCCACCCATCATC ATGAGCCACCTTCCACCAAACGACAACGATTTGGAGAACGGATTATTTTCTACGCATGGTCCAAGAAAAAGAATA TTGTAGGTGAGCCACAAAAGACCTCTATCGTTGAATGTGGTGATAAAGAAGCTGCACATGCTAGCCTAGTTGGTGCTGTTGATGTAGCAACTATGTTTGTTAACGATAAACCATTACCACAGGAAATCACACCATCTCTCGTAGTTCACAAGG CTACCCGAGACACCTGCTTTGGCAGCACTTGGTTATACCAGTCCTTACAATGTGTTTCCATTAAGAAAGTATTGCCAACTGTTACTAAAGAAATAAGTAGATTGAATGATCTATTTAAAGCATATGTGTTTGGATCATATTACAAGTCGTGGTTTACGAACCTTCTCAATCCGAGGCACTAG
- the LOC142537349 gene encoding uncharacterized protein LOC142537349 isoform X3: MISNLDSKLERIMKVLNISSSSKRRLDEPTTVFAQSKKKKTHEKCEPWTTVSNQGVTLGQEAIVEPFISPLTHLDNPVKEVTSVNRDLNEGMSREEEVFDPLNNATHHHEPPSTKRQRFGERIIFYAWSKKKNIVGEPQKTSIVECGDKEAAHASLVGAVDVATMFVNDKPLPQEITPSLVVHKDARKSTKSQFCCSPYVQLPETPALAALGYTSPYNVFPLRKYCQLLLKK; encoded by the exons ATGATTTCAAATTTGGATAGCAAACTTGAACGTATAATGAAAGTTTTGAACATTTCAAGTTCATCCAAAAGACGTTTGGATGAACCAACCACTGTCTTTGCACAATCTAAGAAAAAGAAGACCCATGAAAAAT gTGAGCCATGGACAACTGTTTCGAATCAAGGAGTGACTCTTGGGCAAGAGGCGATTGTTGAACCATTCATATCTCCTCTTACACATCTTg ATAACCCGGTCAAAGAGGTAACTTCTGTCAATCGAGACTTGAATGAAGGAATGAGCCGAGAGGAAGAAGTGTTTGATCCACTTAACAACGCCACCCATCATC ATGAGCCACCTTCCACCAAACGACAACGATTTGGAGAACGGATTATTTTCTACGCATGGTCCAAGAAAAAGAATA TTGTAGGTGAGCCACAAAAGACCTCTATCGTTGAATGTGGTGATAAAGAAGCTGCACATGCTAGCCTAGTTGGTGCTGTTGATGTAGCAACTATGTTTGTTAACGATAAACCATTACCACAGGAAATCACACCATCTCTCGTAGTTCACAAGG ATGCTCGGAAGAGTACGAAATCTCAATTTTGTTGCTCTCCATATGTACAGCTACCCGAGACACCTGCTTTGGCAGCACTTGGTTATACCAGTCCTTACAATGTGTTTCCATTAAGAAAGTATTGCCAACTGTTACTAAAGAAATAA
- the LOC142537350 gene encoding uncharacterized protein LOC142537350 isoform X2, giving the protein MSEMVAQKIWVNLQSQLSEEKYFSCKLSVHSKYQKVSEFILDCLNEQDMDFMVENTQFGNLIKYDADYNLSSQILWFMVMRQVYATDDDEMWFVVNDRPVRFSRIEYALITGLDYSDNFPDEVVEVSDFCDRYFQGSDKVSCEEVEMKLKDLKSVDELLSIERVKMACLYFVCGVLWPIAPVKNHQVDKEIFSLIDDFDVFNKYPWGTIAFKGAVGDLKLDLKKKEVVLSKKAENGKSSNSGTHDMVGFINPLLILAYECVRGIAERFAKQREGDNTSLPRMCKWISNNWSKKRSPRYIDILDASKSGKNVSVFSI; this is encoded by the exons ATGTCGGAGATGGTTGCACAAAAGATTTGG gtTAATCTTCAATCTCAACTATCAGAGGAGAAATATTTTAGTTGCAAGTTAAGTGTACATTCCAAATATCAAAAAGTCAGTGAATTTATATTAGATTGCTTGAATGAGCAGGACATGGACTTCATGGTTGAAAACACACAATTTGGCAATCTGATTAAGTATGATGCGGATTATAATTTATCTAGTCAGATTTTATGGTTTATGGTGATGAGACAAGTGTATGCAACAGACGATGATGAAATGTGGTTTGTTGTAAATGATAGACCAGTCAGGTTTTCTAGAATAGAGTATGCATTGATAACAGGGTTGGATTATTCTGACAACTTTCCTGATGAAGTAGTAGAAGTTTCAGACTTTTGTGATAGATATTTTCAAGGTAGTGATAAAGTATCCTGTGAAGAAGTTGAAATGAAGTTGAAGGATTTGAAAAGTGTGGATGAGTTGTTGAGTATAGAGAGAGTGAAGATGGCTTGTTTGTACTTCGTCTGTGGTGTACTATGGCCTATAGCTCCAGTTAAGAATCATCAAGTTGATAAAGAGATTTTTAGCCTGAttgatgattttgatgtttttaataAGTACCCTTGGGGTACAATAGCTTTCAAAGGAGCTGTTGGTGATTTGAAGcttgatttgaagaaaaaagaagtTGTGTTGAGCAAAAAAGCAGAAAACGGTAAGTCTTCGAACAGTGGAACCCATGATATGGTTGGATTCATCAATCCGCTATtg atTCTTGCATACGAATGCGTTCGTGGTATTGCGGAGCGTTTTGCGAAACAAAGAGAAGGAGACAATACATCTCTTCCACGCATGTGCAAATGGATTTCCAACAACTGGTCAAAAAAAAGATCTCCTAGATATATTGACATCTTAGATGCATCAAAGAGTGGTAAAAATGTTAGTgtatttagcatataa
- the LOC142537350 gene encoding uncharacterized protein LOC142537350 isoform X1: protein MSEMVAQKIWVNLQSQLSEEKYFSCKLSVHSKYQKVSEFILDCLNEQDMDFMVENTQFGNLIKYDADYNLSSQILWFMVMRQVYATDDDEMWFVVNDRPVRFSRIEYALITGLDYSDNFPDEVVEVSDFCDRYFQGSDKVSCEEVEMKLKDLKSVDELLSIERVKMACLYFVCGVLWPIAPVKNHQVDKEIFSLIDDFDVFNKYPWGTIAFKGAVGDLKLDLKKKEVVLSKKAENGKSSNSGTHDMVGFINPLLVIKFFFAFFHMIRIWLIIFVFIIFEFRFLHTNAFVVLRSVLRNKEKETIHLFHACANGFPTTGQKKDLLDILTS, encoded by the exons ATGTCGGAGATGGTTGCACAAAAGATTTGG gtTAATCTTCAATCTCAACTATCAGAGGAGAAATATTTTAGTTGCAAGTTAAGTGTACATTCCAAATATCAAAAAGTCAGTGAATTTATATTAGATTGCTTGAATGAGCAGGACATGGACTTCATGGTTGAAAACACACAATTTGGCAATCTGATTAAGTATGATGCGGATTATAATTTATCTAGTCAGATTTTATGGTTTATGGTGATGAGACAAGTGTATGCAACAGACGATGATGAAATGTGGTTTGTTGTAAATGATAGACCAGTCAGGTTTTCTAGAATAGAGTATGCATTGATAACAGGGTTGGATTATTCTGACAACTTTCCTGATGAAGTAGTAGAAGTTTCAGACTTTTGTGATAGATATTTTCAAGGTAGTGATAAAGTATCCTGTGAAGAAGTTGAAATGAAGTTGAAGGATTTGAAAAGTGTGGATGAGTTGTTGAGTATAGAGAGAGTGAAGATGGCTTGTTTGTACTTCGTCTGTGGTGTACTATGGCCTATAGCTCCAGTTAAGAATCATCAAGTTGATAAAGAGATTTTTAGCCTGAttgatgattttgatgtttttaataAGTACCCTTGGGGTACAATAGCTTTCAAAGGAGCTGTTGGTGATTTGAAGcttgatttgaagaaaaaagaagtTGTGTTGAGCAAAAAAGCAGAAAACGGTAAGTCTTCGAACAGTGGAACCCATGATATGGTTGGATTCATCAATCCGCTATtggtaattaaatttttttttgcatttttcCATATGATTCGAATATGGTTGATTATatttgtttttataatttttgaatttagatTCTTGCATACGAATGCGTTCGTGGTATTGCGGAGCGTTTTGCGAAACAAAGAGAAGGAGACAATACATCTCTTCCACGCATGTGCAAATGGATTTCCAACAACTGGTCAAAAAAAAGATCTCCTAGATATATTGACATCTTAG
- the LOC142528715 gene encoding uncharacterized protein LOC142528715: MPKERRGRSLSFDRSTLSPYPYRSSCTSLLEENAESIREWENTRCPVCMEHPHNAILLICSSHENGCHPFMCDTSYRHSNCFDQFQKSFAEASDVSQTPDDVPNSVSPLATAASPSPVSDLESAHSPEELLLVGDVPIENPVKPKLVCPLCRGLITGWTVMESARRYMNSKSRSCACETCVFSGSYHDLRKHARLVHPLVRPTDADPERQRNWRRLERQRDLGDLISTLQSSIGEDMADGRTLTIDDGGWLTVFFLVRFSRPPSSSTAHSQLAVRRRRSSRRLWGETTTDGTVDSRESDIESSRVGRILPRRYVRRRLNNQENTAHDSRNNEIESSGTGRSSPRFYVRRRLHNQETAAHDSRNAVVSSESGQSYPRLYVRRRRHNQENVRESGDESSDTG, from the coding sequence ATGCCTAAAGAGAGAAGAGGCCGCTCTTTGTCCTTCGATCGGTCAACACTATCTCCATACCCTTACCGCTCTAGTTGTACAAGCCTTCTAGAAGAGAATGCAGAAAGTATTAGAGAATGGGAAAATACACGTTGTCCGGTCTGTATGGAGCATCCGCACAACGCCATTCTTCTTATATGTTCGTCACATGAGAATGGTTGCCACCCTTTCATGTGTGACACGAGTTACCGCCACTCAAATTGTTTTGACCAATTCCAGAAGTCATTTGCTGAAGCCTCAGATGTGTCACAGACACCAGATGATGTGCCAAACTCTGTGTCACCCTTGGCGACTGCTGCGTCACCCTCACCTGTATCTGATTTGGAAAGTGCACATAGTCCAGAAGAATTATTGTTGGTAGGCGATGTACCCATAGAGAACCCAGTAAAGCCAAAGCTTGTGTGTCCTCTTTGCAGAGGACTAATAACTGGTTGGACTGTAATGGAATCTGCCCGTCGATACATGAATTCCAAATCGAGAAGTTGTGCATGTGAGACTTGTGTTTTCAGTGGATCATACCATGATCTGCGGAAGCATGCAAGATTGGTGCATCCCCTCGTGAGGCCCACAGACGCTGATCCAGAAAGGCAGCGTAACTGGAGAAGATTAGAGCGGCAGAGGGATCTGGGAGATTTAATTAGTACCCTTCAGTCTTCAATTGGAgaagatatggcagatggaagAACTTTGACCATCGATGACGGTGGTTGGCTGACTGTCTTTTTCCTTGTTAGATTTTCGCGGCCACCAAGTTCTTCAACAGCCCACTCTCAATTGGCTGTAAGAAGAAGAAGGTCATCAAGAAGGCTTTGGGGTGAGACTACTACTGATGGTACAGTTGATTCCAGAGAGAGTGATATCGAATCTTCCCGCGTTGGACGAATTCTTCCAAGACGGTATGTTAGGAGACGTTTGAATAATCAAGAGAACACAGCACATGATTCCAGAAACAATGAGATTGAATCTTCCGGAACTGGGCGAAGTTCTCCAAGGTTCTATGTTAGGAGACGACTACATAATCAAGAAACAGCGGCACATGATTCCAGAAACGCAGTTGTATCTTCAGAAAGTGGGCAAAGTTATCCAAGGCTCTATGTTAGAAGACGGAGACATAATCAAGAGAATGTAAGAGAAAGTGGAGATGAATCTTCAGACACTGGGTAA